The following are encoded together in the Brassica napus cultivar Da-Ae chromosome A9, Da-Ae, whole genome shotgun sequence genome:
- the LOC106421966 gene encoding spermidine coumaroyl-CoA acyltransferase codes for MQRPNTNYYAPNQSPIILQLGGMATLEVTDIALVQPSSHQPSFNDQTLPLSHLDNDNNLNVSFRYLRVYSSSPSVAGKSPSAVVTASLAAALVHYYPLAGSLRRSESDNRFELYCAAGQSVPLVNASVNCTLESVGYLDGPDPGFVERLVPDPTREEGMLNPCILQVTTFQCGGWVLGASLHHAICDGLGSSLFFNAMAELARGASQISIQPVWDRARLLGPRDSPWVGAPVRDFLSLNKDFDPYGQDIGEVKRECFLVTDESLDRFKALLLDKSGLNFTTFEALGAYIWRAKVRAAKIEEDENVKYVYSINIRRLMNPPLPKGYWGNGCVPMYAQIKAGELLEQPIWKTAELIKQSKSNASDEYVRSFIDFQELYHKDGINAGSGVTGFTDWRYLGHSTVDFGWGGPVTVLPLSYKLLGSMEPCFFLPYSGDAGSKDSGFKVLVNLRESAMPEFKEAMDKFHKGDEFVLT; via the exons ATGCAAAGACCAAACACAAACTACTACGCACCAAACCAAAGTCCAATAATATTACAACTAGGAGGCATGGCGACACTTGAAGTTACAGATATAGCCTTGGTTCAACCTTCTTCTCACCAACCTTCCTTCAACGACCAAACACTACCGCTCTCTCATCTCGACAACGATAACAACCTCAACGTTAGCTTCCGTTACCTCCGCGTCTACTCCTCATCTCCCTCCGTCGCCGGAAAATCTCCCTCCGCCGTCGTCACCGCCTCACTCGCCGCCGCTCTAGTACACTACTACCCACTCGCTGGCTCTCTCCGCCGCTCCGAGTCAGATAACCGCTTCGAACTATACTGCGCCGCCGGTCAAAGCGTCCCTCTTGTCAACGCTTCCGTTAACTGCACGCTCGAGTCCGTCGGGTATTTAGATGGACCCGATCCAGGCTTCGTGGAGAGGTTGGTACCGGATCCGACCCGGGAGGAAGGAATGCTCAACCCCTGTATCCTCCAAGTCACGACGTTTCAGTGCGGTGGTTGGGTCCTAGGCGCGTCGCTTCACCACGCGATCTGCGACGGTTTAGGCTCGAGTCTGTTCTTCAACGCCATGGCTGAGTTGGCACGCGGAGCGAGTCAGATTTCTATCCAACCGGTTTGGGACAGAGCGCGTCTTCTTGGTCCAAGAGACAGCCCTTGGGTTGGAGCTCCGGTTCGTGACTTCTTGTCCCTAAACAAAGACTTCGATCCGTACGGACAAGACATTGGAGAGGTCAAAAGAGAGTGCTTCCTCGTGACAGACGAGTCTTTAGACCGTTTCAAGGCTTTGTTACTCGACAAATCTGGTTTGAACTTCACCACGTTCGAAGCCCTAGGTGCTTACATTTGGCGTGCAAA AGTAAGAGCTGCGAAGATTGAGGAAGATGAGAATGTGAAGTATGTGTATTCGATAAATATAAGGAGGTTAATGAATCCACCGTTGCCTAAAGGCTACTGGGGGAACGGGTGTGTGCCAATGTATGCTCAGATCAAAGCTGGAGAGCTCCTGGAGCAACCCATTTGGAAAACCGCTGAGCTTATAAAACAGAGCAAGTCCAATGCTAGTGATGAATACGTTCGCTCCTTTATCGACTTTCAAGAGCTATACCACAAAGATGGGATCAATGCCGGTTCAG GAGTGACTGGATTCACGGACTGGAGATACTTGGGACATTCAACGGTGGATTTTGGGTGGGGAGGACCTGTGACGGTTTTGCCACTATCGTACAAGTTGCTTGGAAGCATGGAGCCATGTTTTTTCTTGCCATATTCTGGTGATGCTGGAAGTAAGGACAGTGGGTTTAAGGTTTTGGTGAATCTACGTGAGTCTGCAATGCCTGAGTTCAAAGAGGCCATGGATAAGTTCCACAAGGGTGATGAGTTTGTGCTGACTTGA